The Lactobacillus sp. ESL0680 genome has a segment encoding these proteins:
- a CDS encoding TetR/AcrR family transcriptional regulator, producing the protein MKETEKQLVEKAIKVIDQEGFQNLSLRKLTAAIGLTTGAFYKHFNSKDDLFKQATIRLSQEFIAQIDFHSDVPEKQLLQIADYFIKQVQEHPNTMDFLFFNNNATLAFKNNDHEFPFLTKMLQLTDQITQNSNITSHDFFIQIWSFIQGYSLLIKNGITDYNKQLVQTTLTQLIKGAK; encoded by the coding sequence ATGAAGGAAACAGAAAAGCAATTAGTAGAAAAAGCAATCAAAGTTATTGACCAAGAAGGTTTTCAAAATCTCTCATTGCGTAAATTAACAGCTGCCATTGGCTTGACGACTGGTGCTTTCTACAAACACTTTAATAGTAAGGATGACCTGTTTAAACAGGCAACTATTAGGCTTTCACAAGAATTTATTGCCCAAATTGACTTTCACAGTGATGTACCAGAAAAACAACTCTTACAAATTGCCGACTATTTTATTAAGCAGGTGCAAGAGCATCCCAACACAATGGACTTTCTCTTTTTCAATAATAATGCAACCCTAGCCTTTAAAAATAACGATCATGAATTTCCTTTTTTAACCAAAATGCTTCAATTAACTGACCAAATTACTCAAAACAGCAATATTACTAGTCATGATTTCTTCATTCAAATCTGGTCGTTCATCCAAGGTTACTCGCTCCTAATTAAAAATGGCATCACTGATTACAATAAACAGCTAGTGCAAACAACATTAACCCAATTAATTAAAGGAGCTAAGTAA
- a CDS encoding NAD(P)H-dependent oxidoreductase, translated as MKTLIVYCHPYNKSFNHAVLTAVKENLIQNKRDFNIIDLYQDGFNPIYDREELRLFHEGGTHDPLVKKYLTMLQGATTIIFITPLWWNSIPGMLKGFIDKVMKEGTGLSHTVSKTGIHGELTNIKHTYVLTTSTSPKFYLRLFCGNAIKKIFINQTLRQLGMQDRHWLHFGCITNSSLARRQKYLSKIEKYHFK; from the coding sequence ATGAAAACATTAATTGTCTATTGTCATCCATACAACAAAAGCTTTAATCATGCTGTCTTAACGGCCGTCAAAGAAAACCTCATTCAAAACAAACGTGACTTTAACATAATTGATCTCTACCAAGATGGTTTTAACCCAATTTACGATCGAGAAGAACTACGTTTATTCCACGAAGGTGGTACACATGATCCACTTGTCAAAAAATATTTAACAATGTTACAAGGAGCAACAACCATTATTTTTATTACTCCTCTTTGGTGGAATAGTATTCCCGGCATGCTTAAAGGTTTCATTGACAAAGTGATGAAAGAAGGAACGGGACTGTCACACACTGTTTCTAAAACCGGCATTCATGGTGAATTAACTAATATCAAGCATACCTATGTCCTAACAACCTCAACTTCACCAAAATTTTATCTTCGCTTATTTTGCGGTAACGCGATTAAAAAAATTTTTATTAATCAAACTTTACGCCAGCTGGGCATGCAAGACCGGCATTGGTTACACTTTGGCTGTATTACTAATTCTTCGTTAGCTAGACGCCAAAAATATCTAAGTAAAATCGAAAAATACCATTTCAAATAA
- a CDS encoding NAD(P)-dependent oxidoreductase, whose translation MFKIVAYGVRENEVPYFENLNKYNYDLQLERDLLTHDNVATAKNADAVLLRANCIADAENLTMFHDWGIKYVFTRTVGFNHIDLKTCAKYQMKVARVPAYSPYAVAELALTLGMMLFRHLSLATTSTNNGDFRVGPGMFSGEIHSGTVGIIGTGRIGATEAKLYHGFGAKVLAFDPYPSDYAKQFATFVSQDELLAKSDIVSIHVPYFPGQNDRLIDADFLSKMKPSAVLVNTARTQLADYDAIIAAVKNGTIAGFASDVLPNETKVMGHNFEGEITDGQAKALEELYPKVLLTPHIGSYTSPALTDMIAVSYENFHQVLLTGKTDNDVKLD comes from the coding sequence ATGTTTAAAATTGTGGCTTATGGTGTTCGTGAAAATGAAGTGCCTTATTTTGAAAACTTAAACAAGTACAATTATGACTTACAGCTGGAAAGGGATTTGTTGACACATGACAATGTGGCAACTGCTAAGAATGCAGATGCCGTATTGTTAAGGGCTAATTGTATTGCTGACGCTGAGAACTTGACCATGTTTCATGATTGGGGAATTAAGTATGTTTTCACGAGGACAGTTGGCTTTAATCACATTGACTTAAAAACTTGTGCAAAATATCAGATGAAAGTGGCGCGGGTTCCAGCATATTCGCCATATGCGGTTGCCGAACTAGCACTAACTCTGGGAATGATGTTGTTTCGTCACCTTTCACTTGCGACAACTAGTACGAACAATGGTGATTTTCGAGTGGGTCCCGGTATGTTTTCTGGAGAAATTCATTCTGGGACTGTTGGCATAATTGGTACAGGACGAATTGGTGCTACCGAAGCTAAGCTTTACCATGGTTTTGGTGCTAAAGTTTTGGCATTTGACCCATATCCGAGTGATTATGCTAAACAATTTGCAACATTTGTCAGTCAGGATGAATTGCTCGCTAAGTCTGATATTGTTTCAATTCATGTGCCATATTTTCCTGGGCAAAATGATCGGCTGATTGATGCGGACTTTTTAAGTAAAATGAAACCGTCAGCGGTATTAGTTAATACAGCACGGACCCAATTAGCAGATTATGATGCCATTATTGCTGCTGTCAAAAATGGTACAATTGCTGGCTTTGCTTCAGATGTTTTACCTAATGAAACTAAGGTAATGGGACACAACTTTGAAGGAGAAATTACTGATGGCCAGGCTAAGGCCTTGGAAGAATTATATCCGAAAGTATTGCTCACGCCGCATATTGGTTCTTATACGAGTCCAGCCTTAACTGATATGATTGCTGTTAGTTATGAGAACTTTCATCAGGTTTTGCTGACAGGTAAGACTGATAATGATGTTAAATTAGATTAA